One genomic segment of Erpetoichthys calabaricus chromosome 7, fErpCal1.3, whole genome shotgun sequence includes these proteins:
- the znf608 gene encoding zinc finger protein 608 isoform X2: protein MKPDGKDTPEPMQIVDPLFTVPAPPPPISSSLPPQILPSYFLPSSTNISTPTEQLLVRTRSMGVNTCEVGVVTEPECLGPCEPGTSVNLEGIVWHETEEGVLVVNVTWRNKTYVGTLLDCTKHDWAPPRFCESPTSDLEMRGGRGRGKRARTVAANPPGMDPSFTEARGLQNKNRGGGNNGKGRRGSLNSGSGRRTPPNCTLEEIKITPASSSKRKNKPPMELDLNSSSEDTKSGKRVRTNSRSTPTTPQGKSEVSFLDQGCSSPVLIDCPHPNCNKKYKHINGLRYHQAHAHLDPENKLEFEQECDDKMSDSEETLGSVVLECTETSFGSVKGPNSPGSLSVTGTPKGKRDLVNSVHSPVINSKNAKNAGKKKGLANDLNNLPVISNMAAALENCAVTDVNAAAEMPKLEAEGMIDKKGVSDKDKSKKANSGKVDKSLSKPKTTRPIAPAPPPPQLIAIPTATFTATTTGTIPGLPSLTTTVVQATPKSPPLKPIQPKPTIMGEPSTVNPALVSLKDKKKKEKRRLKDKEGKETGSPKLDAKLTKMEDPKITGKDLPGHFLKEHLNRSDVLANGLSESQESRMASIKAEADKVYTFTDNAPSPSIGSSSRLECSGLVNGQSSMGPLHVLTQNGGDGTTTKTNSPAYSDISDAADDGGSDSRSEGMRSKTSSPSELASNKESVVKSLPSTPVQASSGKESQSPYYHGYDPYYSPSYVHSGQANTAPVGNGGTPQSNKSKKEGTEEENEKKEKAEVLTLDSKKSEMINSNLQAQHQSVITQRHPALAQSLYYGPYTYGLYMDQKSLMATNTAYRQQYEKYYEDQRLAEQKMAQNSREGERKAEIQQKESSKEDIKQKTVPSATISKAPVTPDSNKNCNSKTGSGQSKMDDGSKAQMLTNQQQLQSENFKAKQMENHQLIKEAVEMKSVMDSMKQTGVDPTLRFKQDPESRSWHHYVYQPKYMEPQKPEDLDKRPKDDCTSKTMGKESLNLPVSLSTAKEETKDIKRQDSQSVPLEDTKKSEDRRTPVGGKDSRGARVAVSSPMSQHQSYIQYQHPYPYLQMYDPNHPAYRAVSPVLMHSYPGFHYPIYGKMAGREDVEKANTSPSISTKPASESKALDLLQQHANQYRSKSPMPAEKGPSERERETERERERHSPFARHLHTHHHTHLGMGYPLIPGQYDPYPGLTSAALVASQQVAAQATASGIFPAQRRE, encoded by the exons GTGTCCTTGTGGTGAATGTAACTTGGAGAAACAAGACTTATGTGGGGACGCTGCTGGATTGCACAAAGCATGACTGGGCCCCTCCCAG GTTCTGTGAATCTCCAacaagtgaccttgaaatgcgaGGAGGCCGTGGAAGAGGAAAGCGTGCTCGTACAGTAGCTGCCAACCCACCTGGAATGGATCCTAGTTTTACGGAAGCTAGGGGGCTTCAGAATAAGAACCGGGGTGGTGGTAACAATGGCAAAGGAAGGCGTGGGAGTTTGAACTCTGGTAGTGGGAGGAGGACTCCCCCAAACTGCACACTGGAAGAAATCAAGATCACTCCAGCTAGCAGTAGCAAGAGAAAAAACAAGCCACCCATGGAATTGGACCTCAATTCCAGTTCTGAAGATACAAAGTCAGGGAAACGGGTTAGAACTAACTCTAGGAGTACTCCGACAACTCCTCAAGGAAAGTCTGAAGTTTCCTTTTTGGATCAAGGGTGCTCCTCCCCAGTACTTATAGACTGCCCACACCCAAACTGCAACAAAAAATACAAGCACATTAACGGACTAAGATATCATCAGGCCCATGCACACTTGGATCCTGAAAATAAATTGGAATTTGAACAAGAGTGTGATGATAAAATGTCGGACTCTGAGGAAACTCTAGGCAGTGTTGTCCTTGAATGCACAGAGACTAGCTTTGGTTCTGTGAAAGGGCCCAATTCTCCTGGCAGCTTAAGTGTGACTGGAACGCCTAAAGGCAAAAGGGATTTGGTCAACAGTGTTCATAGTCCTGTAATTAATTCTAAGAATGCTAAAAATGCTGGCAAGAAAAAAGGACTTGCAAATGATTTGAACAATTTGCCTGTCATCTCTAACATGGCTGCAGCTTTGGAAAACTGTGCTGTGACTGATGTCAATGCTGCAGCAGAAATGCCCAAGCTGGAGGCTGAAGGCATGATTGATAAAAAGGGTGTGAGTGACAAGGACAAAAGTAAGAAAGCAAACAGTGGGAAAGTTGACAAATCATTATCAAAGCCTAAGACTACTAGGCCTATCGCCccagctcctcctcctcctcagctgATAGCCATACCTACTGCTACATTCACAGCCACTACCACTGGTACAATCCCAGGCTTGCCATCGCTGACAACCACTGTTGTCCAGGCAACACCAAAGAGCCCACCTTTAAAACCCATTCAGCCAAAGCCTACAATTATGGGAGAGCCTAGCACTGTAAACCCAGCTTTGGTATCCctcaaagataaaaagaaaaaggaaaaaagacggTTAAAAGATAAAGAAGGAAAGGAGACTGGGAGTCCTAAATTGGATGCAAAGCTGACGAAGATGGAAGACCCAAAGATTACTGGGAAAGATCTACCAGGACATTTTTTAAAGGAACATTTAAACAGAAGTGATGTACTTGCAAATGGATTATCAGAGTCTCAGGAGAGCAGGATGGCCAGCATTAAAGCAGAAGCTGATAAGGTGTATACCTTCACAGACAATGCACCCAGCCCTTCTATAGGGAGCTCTTCTAGGCTTGAGTGCAGTGGGCTTGTAAATGGACAATCCTCCATGGGCCCACTGCATGTTTTAACACAGAATGGTGGTGATGGGACCACTACTAAAACAAACAGTCCAGCCTATTCTGATATCTCAGATGCTGCTGATGATGGTGGTTCAGACAGTCGCTCAGAGGGAATGAGGTCAAAGACAAGTTCCCCATCAGAACTAGCCTCCAACAAAGAGAGTGTCGTCAAGAGCCTACCATCAACCCCAGTGCAAGCTTCCTCTGGTAAAGAGTCCCAGTCTCCTTATTACCATGGATATGACCCCTATTATTCTCCCAGTTATGTGCACTCCGGACAGGCTAACACTGCTCCTGTTGGAAATGGTGGTACACCTCAAAGTAATAAATCTAAGAAGGAGGGTACAGaagaagagaatgaaaagaaggaaaaggCTGAGGTATTGACATTGGACTCTAAAAAGAGTGAAATGATTAATTCAAATTTGCAGGCTCAGCACCAGTCTGTGATAACACAGAGACATCCTGCATTAGCCCAGTCACTTTACTATGGACCATACACTTATGGACTTTATATGGACCAAAAGTCATTAATGGCGACAAATACAGCGTATCGACAACAGTATGAGAAATACTATGAGGATCAGCGACTGGCAGAGCAAAAAATGGCTCAAAACAGCAGAGAAGGAGAACGAAAAGCTGAGATCCAGCAAAAGGAGTCTAGCAAAGAAGACATTAAACAAAAGACTGTTCCTTCTGCCACAATATCAAAAGCTCCAGTCACTCCTGATTCAAACAAAAACTGCAACAGCAAAACTGGATCTGGGCAATCAAAGATGGATGATGGGAGCAAAGCACAGATGCTGACaaaccagcagcagctgcagtcaGAGAATTTTAAAGCCAAGCAAATGGAAAATCATCAACTCATTAAAGAGGCTGTGGAAATGAAATCCGTGATGGATTCAATGAAGCAAACTGGTGTAGATCCTACTCTGAGGTTCAAACAG GATCCAGAATCCAGATCATGGCATCATTATGTTTACCAGCCAAAGTATATGGAGCCTCAGAAACCTGAAGATCTTGATAAGAGGCCAAAAGATGACTGCACCAGTAAGACAATGGGAAAGGAAAGTCTCAATCTCCCAGTCTCTCTGAGCACTGCAAAGGAGGAAACAAAAGACATTAAAAGACAAGACTCTCAATCTGTACCTTTGGAAGACACAAAGAAATCGGAAGATCGCAGAACACCAGTTGGTGGGAAAGATTCTCGTGGTGCTCGAGTTGCTGTCTCTTCACCTATGAGCCAACATCAATCTTATATTCAGTACCAGCATCCTTATCCTTATTTGCAAATGTATGATCCCAATCATCCAGCCTACAGAGCTGTCTCTCCTGTCCTAATGCACAGTTATCCAG gTTTCCATTATCCAATATATGGGAAGATGGCTGGAAGAGAAGACGTCGAGAAAGCAAACACAAGCCCCAGCATAAGCACTAAACCAGCTTCTGAatcaaaagctttagatttgctCCAGCAACATGCCAATCAGTACCGCAGTAAATCTCCAATG CCTGCAGAGAAAGGCCCTTCTGAACGGGAGAGAGAAACTGAACGGGAGAGAGAACGCCATTCACCCTTTGCACGGCACCTACATACACATCACCACACGCATCTTGGAATGGGGTATCCACTTATACCAGGCCAATATGATCCTTATCCAG GTTTGACCTCTGCTGCCCTTGTTGCCAGTCAGCAGGTGGCTGCTCAGGCT
- the znf608 gene encoding zinc finger protein 608 isoform X3 — protein MVDPLFTVPAPPPPISSSLPPQILPSYFLPSSTNISTPTEQLLVRTRSMGVNTCEVGVVTEPECLGPCEPGTSVNLEGIVWHETEEGVLVVNVTWRNKTYVGTLLDCTKHDWAPPRFCESPTSDLEMRGGRGRGKRARTVAANPPGMDPSFTEARGLQNKNRGGGNNGKGRRGSLNSGSGRRTPPNCTLEEIKITPASSSKRKNKPPMELDLNSSSEDTKSGKRVRTNSRSTPTTPQGKSEVSFLDQGCSSPVLIDCPHPNCNKKYKHINGLRYHQAHAHLDPENKLEFEQECDDKMSDSEETLGSVVLECTETSFGSVKGPNSPGSLSVTGTPKGKRDLVNSVHSPVINSKNAKNAGKKKGLANDLNNLPVISNMAAALENCAVTDVNAAAEMPKLEAEGMIDKKGVSDKDKSKKANSGKVDKSLSKPKTTRPIAPAPPPPQLIAIPTATFTATTTGTIPGLPSLTTTVVQATPKSPPLKPIQPKPTIMGEPSTVNPALVSLKDKKKKEKRRLKDKEGKETGSPKLDAKLTKMEDPKITGKDLPGHFLKEHLNRSDVLANGLSESQESRMASIKAEADKVYTFTDNAPSPSIGSSSRLECSGLVNGQSSMGPLHVLTQNGGDGTTTKTNSPAYSDISDAADDGGSDSRSEGMRSKTSSPSELASNKESVVKSLPSTPVQASSGKESQSPYYHGYDPYYSPSYVHSGQANTAPVGNGGTPQSNKSKKEGTEEENEKKEKAEVLTLDSKKSEMINSNLQAQHQSVITQRHPALAQSLYYGPYTYGLYMDQKSLMATNTAYRQQYEKYYEDQRLAEQKMAQNSREGERKAEIQQKESSKEDIKQKTVPSATISKAPVTPDSNKNCNSKTGSGQSKMDDGSKAQMLTNQQQLQSENFKAKQMENHQLIKEAVEMKSVMDSMKQTGVDPTLRFKQDPESRSWHHYVYQPKYMEPQKPEDLDKRPKDDCTSKTMGKESLNLPVSLSTAKEETKDIKRQDSQSVPLEDTKKSEDRRTPVGGKDSRGARVAVSSPMSQHQSYIQYQHPYPYLQMYDPNHPAYRAVSPVLMHSYPGFHYPIYGKMAGREDVEKANTSPSISTKPASESKALDLLQQHANQYRSKSPMPAEKGPSERERETERERERHSPFARHLHTHHHTHLGMGYPLIPGQYDPYPGLTSAALVASQQVAAQATASGIFPAQRRE, from the exons GTGTCCTTGTGGTGAATGTAACTTGGAGAAACAAGACTTATGTGGGGACGCTGCTGGATTGCACAAAGCATGACTGGGCCCCTCCCAG GTTCTGTGAATCTCCAacaagtgaccttgaaatgcgaGGAGGCCGTGGAAGAGGAAAGCGTGCTCGTACAGTAGCTGCCAACCCACCTGGAATGGATCCTAGTTTTACGGAAGCTAGGGGGCTTCAGAATAAGAACCGGGGTGGTGGTAACAATGGCAAAGGAAGGCGTGGGAGTTTGAACTCTGGTAGTGGGAGGAGGACTCCCCCAAACTGCACACTGGAAGAAATCAAGATCACTCCAGCTAGCAGTAGCAAGAGAAAAAACAAGCCACCCATGGAATTGGACCTCAATTCCAGTTCTGAAGATACAAAGTCAGGGAAACGGGTTAGAACTAACTCTAGGAGTACTCCGACAACTCCTCAAGGAAAGTCTGAAGTTTCCTTTTTGGATCAAGGGTGCTCCTCCCCAGTACTTATAGACTGCCCACACCCAAACTGCAACAAAAAATACAAGCACATTAACGGACTAAGATATCATCAGGCCCATGCACACTTGGATCCTGAAAATAAATTGGAATTTGAACAAGAGTGTGATGATAAAATGTCGGACTCTGAGGAAACTCTAGGCAGTGTTGTCCTTGAATGCACAGAGACTAGCTTTGGTTCTGTGAAAGGGCCCAATTCTCCTGGCAGCTTAAGTGTGACTGGAACGCCTAAAGGCAAAAGGGATTTGGTCAACAGTGTTCATAGTCCTGTAATTAATTCTAAGAATGCTAAAAATGCTGGCAAGAAAAAAGGACTTGCAAATGATTTGAACAATTTGCCTGTCATCTCTAACATGGCTGCAGCTTTGGAAAACTGTGCTGTGACTGATGTCAATGCTGCAGCAGAAATGCCCAAGCTGGAGGCTGAAGGCATGATTGATAAAAAGGGTGTGAGTGACAAGGACAAAAGTAAGAAAGCAAACAGTGGGAAAGTTGACAAATCATTATCAAAGCCTAAGACTACTAGGCCTATCGCCccagctcctcctcctcctcagctgATAGCCATACCTACTGCTACATTCACAGCCACTACCACTGGTACAATCCCAGGCTTGCCATCGCTGACAACCACTGTTGTCCAGGCAACACCAAAGAGCCCACCTTTAAAACCCATTCAGCCAAAGCCTACAATTATGGGAGAGCCTAGCACTGTAAACCCAGCTTTGGTATCCctcaaagataaaaagaaaaaggaaaaaagacggTTAAAAGATAAAGAAGGAAAGGAGACTGGGAGTCCTAAATTGGATGCAAAGCTGACGAAGATGGAAGACCCAAAGATTACTGGGAAAGATCTACCAGGACATTTTTTAAAGGAACATTTAAACAGAAGTGATGTACTTGCAAATGGATTATCAGAGTCTCAGGAGAGCAGGATGGCCAGCATTAAAGCAGAAGCTGATAAGGTGTATACCTTCACAGACAATGCACCCAGCCCTTCTATAGGGAGCTCTTCTAGGCTTGAGTGCAGTGGGCTTGTAAATGGACAATCCTCCATGGGCCCACTGCATGTTTTAACACAGAATGGTGGTGATGGGACCACTACTAAAACAAACAGTCCAGCCTATTCTGATATCTCAGATGCTGCTGATGATGGTGGTTCAGACAGTCGCTCAGAGGGAATGAGGTCAAAGACAAGTTCCCCATCAGAACTAGCCTCCAACAAAGAGAGTGTCGTCAAGAGCCTACCATCAACCCCAGTGCAAGCTTCCTCTGGTAAAGAGTCCCAGTCTCCTTATTACCATGGATATGACCCCTATTATTCTCCCAGTTATGTGCACTCCGGACAGGCTAACACTGCTCCTGTTGGAAATGGTGGTACACCTCAAAGTAATAAATCTAAGAAGGAGGGTACAGaagaagagaatgaaaagaaggaaaaggCTGAGGTATTGACATTGGACTCTAAAAAGAGTGAAATGATTAATTCAAATTTGCAGGCTCAGCACCAGTCTGTGATAACACAGAGACATCCTGCATTAGCCCAGTCACTTTACTATGGACCATACACTTATGGACTTTATATGGACCAAAAGTCATTAATGGCGACAAATACAGCGTATCGACAACAGTATGAGAAATACTATGAGGATCAGCGACTGGCAGAGCAAAAAATGGCTCAAAACAGCAGAGAAGGAGAACGAAAAGCTGAGATCCAGCAAAAGGAGTCTAGCAAAGAAGACATTAAACAAAAGACTGTTCCTTCTGCCACAATATCAAAAGCTCCAGTCACTCCTGATTCAAACAAAAACTGCAACAGCAAAACTGGATCTGGGCAATCAAAGATGGATGATGGGAGCAAAGCACAGATGCTGACaaaccagcagcagctgcagtcaGAGAATTTTAAAGCCAAGCAAATGGAAAATCATCAACTCATTAAAGAGGCTGTGGAAATGAAATCCGTGATGGATTCAATGAAGCAAACTGGTGTAGATCCTACTCTGAGGTTCAAACAG GATCCAGAATCCAGATCATGGCATCATTATGTTTACCAGCCAAAGTATATGGAGCCTCAGAAACCTGAAGATCTTGATAAGAGGCCAAAAGATGACTGCACCAGTAAGACAATGGGAAAGGAAAGTCTCAATCTCCCAGTCTCTCTGAGCACTGCAAAGGAGGAAACAAAAGACATTAAAAGACAAGACTCTCAATCTGTACCTTTGGAAGACACAAAGAAATCGGAAGATCGCAGAACACCAGTTGGTGGGAAAGATTCTCGTGGTGCTCGAGTTGCTGTCTCTTCACCTATGAGCCAACATCAATCTTATATTCAGTACCAGCATCCTTATCCTTATTTGCAAATGTATGATCCCAATCATCCAGCCTACAGAGCTGTCTCTCCTGTCCTAATGCACAGTTATCCAG gTTTCCATTATCCAATATATGGGAAGATGGCTGGAAGAGAAGACGTCGAGAAAGCAAACACAAGCCCCAGCATAAGCACTAAACCAGCTTCTGAatcaaaagctttagatttgctCCAGCAACATGCCAATCAGTACCGCAGTAAATCTCCAATG CCTGCAGAGAAAGGCCCTTCTGAACGGGAGAGAGAAACTGAACGGGAGAGAGAACGCCATTCACCCTTTGCACGGCACCTACATACACATCACCACACGCATCTTGGAATGGGGTATCCACTTATACCAGGCCAATATGATCCTTATCCAG GTTTGACCTCTGCTGCCCTTGTTGCCAGTCAGCAGGTGGCTGCTCAGGCT